TTTTgtagataaataaacaaacatccagtgaaaaaaaaactttcaaaatagGGCAGAAAATCCTTACTGAGGTATTGATAGGTAAAATCAGAGGTGAACCCAAAGGTTACTTTTTGCAGTAAcaactgttgtttgtttacactCTCTAAGACTGTTAAAGATAATTATGCAAGACATTTCTGTCAGCTAAAGTAGGCCCATATCTTCAATAGTTTATCCACTGTAAACAATAGGATCTCCTGAATAGGAAACAGCCAGGTTTATACACCTTAAATTGAGATGCAGCAAGATCAAGATCCTTTTcgtaaacaaaaaacaattccTCAGCCATTGTGTTGAGAATTTTACTTTATCTGCAGGGTTTGGTAGATACCGTCAACAGTGAAAGAAAGACATCTATCAGTTATCAGCTATCTTAAACTTTGATGCCCCCGGCTTGTTAATTCACTCACCACCCAAACCAGTTGAGCCTGGCAGCAAGATACTCATCCTCACGTCATGACCCATGACCCAGTCTCTACTGCCTCCTCCACACAATCGCACAGCCCCTGGTACGCTGCTCCATGGGAGAGCTCTGCATGGAGAACTTGGCTAAGCTTTACTAAAGATCCCCCCCAAGGCACGCGCTTCTCCCCTGCCACAGAATCTGCAGCAGGAGCCGAAGCGAGCCCGGAAAGCCGTGAATCACCACTGCGCCTGGCATCTGTTTGAAAAGCTCCCCAGCCCCTACTAAGTACAAAACGCAAAGCGCTGATGTCTGCGAGGCTCATGGTGACCCCGGGtgatccgtgtgtgtgtgtgtttgaaggtGTGTTTTCGTCTCAGCGAATTTACATGTAGTTGTGTGCAATGTGTGCGTGCCCGAAGTACATTATGAATCGACGCTCTAGCACGCCCCTGCCTCTAATCCCCGCAGGCCCTCGAGGCTGTACTGCTCTGCTGCTGCGTGCGAATTGTGGCGGCTATGTTCCACCACTTGCTCTTGTGAAGGGAGGCGAGCGCTTCTACGTCTGCTCCGTGGGAAGACTGCTGGAGGGTCTCCAAAGCAGCTCTCACTCCCCTCTCTCATCTCTCCCACCTCTTATttctcttcctttctttctctctgtacaTGAAGGGTCTCGGTGCTGGAACAAACTTCGGCACCCTCTCACATTTTTCGCTTCAGCAAATGGTTGTCTTCACATATCTTGGTTACAGGCAATATTAATCACACTGGAAAAACGCAGACAGCATACAAATACGCAAGAAAATACTCAAAAAACGAGGATTTACTAGTATTAGTAGTGCAAAGTTCATCAACTTCTCGTTCACATATATGGATATCTGCCAGTGTTGTGCAGAGGACCCCCTGAGTGAGGCTGACACTACGATATCCTCATTGCCTACCGTCCGACCTCTTCAAGATATCTCCATGAGCCGTCAACAGCAAATTTATTTTGGCAGCCGGCATTCATCAGCGGCTTACACATTAACTTTACGCAGGCTCTGTGATTGCAGCGCAACTTGTTTGGGAGCGTGCtatctctcactttctcacGTACTTTAGTCTTGATTACATTATTGCTGTGTGTGGACAGCCATGGTTGAGAGACCTCGATAAAGATATGATTCTGACAGAGAGAGGAGTGGTGTGGAGTTGCACTGGAAGGGGCCGCACAGggacgtgtgtgtttgtgtgtgctttccTCATAAATAGAGATAGAGCGGCATTGATAGAAAATTGGagatatgtgtgtttttaaaccaACCATAGAAAACATACTGTAGGGTACAAAAAGGATGACCTCCAAGCATCGGTTAATTCAGAATCTGTgattcatacacaataaaacaatgaaccTACATTTTTATATAGACACAAGCACGATCCCACAATTGGAAAACACACACGGGACTGGCAGCGTCCAGGTGCTCAGGGGGGTAAAGGGAGGGACAACGTAACCTGCCCGCAATTCAATCCAACCTCTAGATCCCTCGTGCAACACGAGCATGAGAAAGTTACTCATGCGGAGACGAAAGGTTTCTGAATCTACCGGTCTTTGTCTGCTTGACatcaatacatttgtttttcgaGTCCTTTACAAGTGTGAGAAAGAGCGATGAATTGGTTTCGCAGTGTAAACAAATAGCGACCCGAGTAGTTATAACCATAACAATTTGTATAGGTAGACtatcaattaaaataacaattttgatTTATCTTTggcaaaataatgtaaacacaaatacatattaatagttaaacatgttttttgcagaaaactatggtaaaacaaatgtttaacaatgcaattttactaaataaaaccatggttaattttccaAAGGGACTTTAAAACCATGTTCCTGGTATTGCATACCAAGTCACGCTTTtacaattacacattttaatttgtattattccTGTCAGAGTTATTAACGATAGCAGGCTTGTACAGCGTTGTACAGCAAATAGTTGTACAGCGTTGCAATTTGTATAGCACAGTAGCCAACGAGACGTGATTGAAACACACACGTAATTTTCAAGCACACTGTCATTATGATGTATCACGCTCGTGAACTGCAGTCGAACCCCCGGCGCTCTGTCCCGCAGACGCGCGCTGAAGCCGGCAGCAGCAGAGCCTTCCCCCGCCGCTTGCGCGCCACGTGTCGCGGGATCTGCAGCAGCTGGAGACCCTCACCCCTGTAAATGCGCATATCAGAGGGCTGCCAACCCACTCCACTCACTCTAACCAGCGCCTTTCCTGTGAATGGATTATGACAGACCGTTAACAACTGTTAGTCTTTATGATGCAATATAGCAATAGTGTGCAATAGAGGTTCGACTCATCGTTTTACTGTCATGGTTATCTAAACAACCTTTCCGGATTCTGTTCTCATGTTTACTTTTACCATTCTATTACCATTCACCTCAAATAATGCAAACTGTGTGATGTTTAGGACATAGTAGCATATGTTTGAATTTTGTACTTTGTTACCAGCGTTTTTTTTACACGAAATAAATgcttgattaaaaaaatcattaattgattattttgtttgcaAAGCACGTTTGCAAATCCATTGATGATAAAATCATGACCTAAATTAGAGCGCGTCTGTCAGACGCAGTCAAGGACGCTATACGTGCCGCGCACGCTCTCTGTCTGAAATATCTTCACGCATTCCGATAAGCCCGATCGAGCTCTCAGTGGGCGTGGTTTTCCCAGGCTTTTAGAACAGCAGCTGCTATTTACCTTCCCTCTAATGTAAACCACCACCGCCACCCCTAGCCCGCCAGCCAAACCTCAACCACCTCGGTAATAAAACATCCTGGCACGTGCTCCACATTCACAATAGCTTTCGCGAGCCGACAGATGTCAAAATGCCAACAGCCGAGACGCGCTTAAAGAAATACAGTAGTACTGCCTTGTCAATTTAAATTCTTactaaatattgaaaaaatacataaatgtgaaGTTACAATTGTGGACATTTCTCGAGTTGCAAAtgtgtaaagattttttttacgcaaaatacattataatattcTTTATACCTAAAATGTACACTTTAAAAATggcaaatatttcatttaatttttcagctaatttttatttaaaacatttttcaatgaTAATAATTTTATCAAACCCCTTATCTATACTTTTTACGCAGGACGCTAGCCCATTGTTGGTTTAATCTTATAGTTTCAGTAGATGTGTATTGAATTATAATTACAAAGTTTGCTGTTTCTGTTCGGAGACTGTCTCTTAAGTGTTAATATGTAAACTGAATGATTGAAGGCAGTCCCGGTTGTGCCCTAAACCCGGCCGCGCGCCATTGGCCACCCGCTCAAACGCTAAACAACCAATGGAGGGGCGCCGACCACGAGCCATCCTCCCCTCGGGCCGCGTGTCCCTCACGCTGATTGGTAGAAAGTTACTGTGGGAAAGAAAGTTTGGGAAGTTTCACACGAGCCGTTCGCGTGCAGTCGGAGATATAAATAAGACCAACACTACGCTGAGGCAGGCAGTTGCTACGACCGCTGGCGAACGGTGAAATCAGAGATTGTGACATCATTGCCGCAAAAGTTGAACTCGGGACACTTCGTAAGGATATCCATTCATATCTGGAACTGTATCGGCGTACTTAAGATTTACTCAAACAGAAGACATTACACGGGGGGATTTCTATACAAATCTCTAAGGATATTCCAAGAGAAGATGCCTTCCGATATAATGGAAAAAAACTCATCTTCTCCGGTTGCCGCGACTCCGGGGAGCATGAATACAACCCCCGATAAACCCAAAACGGCTTCAGAGCACAGAAAGGTATGTGTTTTTACCACACAACCGCAAGCATTTATTCTCAAATGAGCATCGCATTGCATTGAAGTGTGGTTGTCAAAGCGGTTGGATTCAGAATGCATTTTGACGCATgcttattttgctttttatagTCTTCTAAACCCATTATGGAGAAAAGAAGAAGAGCAAGAATCAACGAAAGCCTGGGACAGCTGAAAACACTGATCTTGGATGCTCTGAAAAAAGACGTAAGTGCTATAATTCGGACTCTTGAGCCTTACAattaaatgtgttaatgttGATGTATCGCTTCATATGGAAACGCGTCTAAAGTTAAACTCTTGTTTTGACACAGAGCTCCAGACATTCTAAACTTGAGAAGGCAGACATCCTGGAGATGACAGTGAAACATCTGAGGAACATGCAGCGGGCACAAATGACTGGTAAGTCTAAGAACTCTGTTAGAACTTCAGGACAAAAGTCGCGCATTACCAAATagtcacaaaataatataaatcctgCATAAGGTTCTTTCATATTCAGGGATCTGATCGAATGTCTTTTCATGTACCAACAGCTGCCCTGAACACGGATCCCACCGTTCTTGGGAAATACAGAGCTGGATTCAGCGAATGCATGAACGAGGTGACCCGGTTCCTGTCCACCTGTGAAGGGGTTAACACCGAGGTCAGGACCCGACTGCTGGGTCACTTAGCCAGCTGCATGACACAGATCAACGCCATGAATTATCCAACACAGCACCAGATACCTGCAGGGCCTCATCCGACCTTCAGTCAGCCCATGGTTCAAATCCCAAACGCGACTCAGCAAGCCAACGTTGTGCCCCTCGGTGGAGTCCCCTGCAAGAGCGGGTCTTCCCCAAATTTGACTTCTGATGCAACAAAACTGTACGGAGGTTTCCAGCTTGTACCCGCAACAGACGGACAATTCGCTTTTTTGATCCCGAACGCTGCCTTTGGCCCAAACGGCCCCGTTATTCCAGTGTACGCCAACAACTCCAGCACACCGGTCCCAATGGCCGTGTCTCCGGGAGCACCGTCCGTCACGTCAGATTCCGTTTGGCGGCCTTGGTAGACTATGACGTAAAAACTCTTAAAAGACTCTTAAAGACAAATGacacttgttttctttgatcAGCGttacttttttgttctttttatcaAATGTGATTTAAGATATAATGcactatatttgtatttgtatagcaagttcatattgaaataagTTTTGTATTGTTGAATtactttcattgcatttttatatttgcgGTATCTTTTCTACGTTGTGATGCCAAAGATATGTAGAATGCGCTTTCAAGTTTCTTCTTTTTGGaagacaaataaatgaaatataaaaaaacatttgcctccgtttttagttttattctaATATTTTGTGGGTAGTTACCTTCAGAGTTACTAACCTTAAAATAAGCAGTCGGTTAGGtttttgtataaacaaaaactacTGTATGCTAAGCTGgaaattaaattgttgttgtttctcttcaacgtaataaaacaaacacggAAGGatttggcaattttttttaataaccctGTGAAAAAAAGAGTTAAATTTAACGTGCAACTCATGTCATACAAAGTTTTATTCTGATGTATAAGGGAAGCCTCTATAAGATGATTTGTTAGCCACTTTAAAACGGTTTCGAAATGCATTGTGTATCTTTTAAAATATACGTAAAATGAGTAGTGCGAGAGCAGTAAAAAGTTGACAAAAAGTTTCATTACTATATCTGACGAGTTTGAAAAATACTAATAGCGCATATATGAtgattttgatgtatttattcAGTAATAGGTAATCCTAACTCACAATGAGCTCATACACGTTATATATCTGTCAATTGTCTATATGTGCgttgtgtgagagagacggTCAACAAGAGGCTGAAACTGAGTATGAGAGTTTTGCAGGAATCATTTGCTTCAGTTTAGTCGCCAAGGAACAGTTGCACACGATTTTATTACACAGGCATATAGCGCCCTCTAGCAGTCAAAGCGTAAACTACACCAGCAAAAGATCTGTAGACTGGTCAAAAAGTTTTTAAGTAAAACCTGACCACTTTACTTGAATGTTCAAATTATTAATTTAGACATATGTTCTAAcgatttaaagaataaaataaaagcaacgAATCAAATTTTATTCATCCAAGTGTTTTATGAACATCCTAGAGCACTGTGCTTATATTTAAGTTTACGTGTTGTTGCCTTGTGTGATTGTCCGTGTGAACACAAAgttgtgtataaatgtttatacacaATTCTAATGACTTTTTTGTGTAACATGGGAAAGCAATTGGCATGATAAAACGTTTCCTTCTTGGTGTGTCCCGGTGTTTCCCAGGTGTGTGCTGCCTAAAGCTATTCCAGTGTGGCCATTCTTTGAAGGGGGCATTGCAGGTGTTTGCAATTACTTGCCATGAGGCACAAGTGTGGATAAGTGCAATCATTTAGAATTTCCATCACACCTTTCATGGTGCCGAACGTATAGAGATTAAAACCACATGTCAGAAAGCGAGGGCATGCTCATTCAGAATACATGCAAAGTGTACAGTGGGTTCAGTTTCTGTTTTGCCCACCTTTACTTGCCCACCCTCATAACATATTGTTAATACTGTGTCAAGCCACACATCAGTTCCTGTTTATTTCAAGGTCGCAGCTGGATTCAGAGGCGAGCGATGCAACCCAGGCAACTTCCAGCCATCGCCCGACCCCCTTCAGGTCTGCCGACAATGGCACGCCTCCCCCCTATACCCTTCTGCAAACCCACTCCTGGAGGACAGCTTTATGAGCATCTCCGGTTACCGGCGTACTGACCACTGTGCCGGGGCGCCCGTGCACATGTCACAACACGACCCGGGGTTAGCCACCATGCACCTCAATTAACTTTTCCCACACTCTGAGCAAATGCAAGAGGCTTGAGaagaggaaaaaaagaaaaagggagaaaaataaaaagggcTAAACGAACGCCCCCTCTCTGCTTCCTTCTTGGCTCCTAAGTGTTACCATATGGCGTGATCTCTCTCCGTGTCTTTCTTTCTCGCTGtttctatctctcactctcctGCTTTCTCTCTTAACTCGTCATCATTACCGCCTTGTCTTTGATTGTAGACTTGACAAGCCGGGGATTTATGATTTAAGCACAGGGATTGCTGTACCAAGCTCTGGACTCACTATGCAGCCCTTCTCCTCTccaacactctctctctctctttcccttctCTTCCCTCTCTCGCCCTGCAGTTGCAGGGGAAAGGCTGTTTTCTGGCAGGAAATGAATAGCTCCCAGATGAGCGGAGGAACCTGAGAGGTCGTGAGAAAGAGGCGAACCCCCTTCGCACAGCCGGCGTACTGCCAGCCGCCGGGGGAATGTGGGAGAGCGTCTCTCTGACACACGCACCAACTCTCCCACTGCTTGCCCAAACAACCCACCGCCTGCCTGCTAGTGAACGCTGACATACAGGGCCCGTCTGAGGGGGTAAAGCAGGGCTGATTGGGCCAATATGTGGGTTGACAGCAAAGGCACGAGGGATGGAATGTAAGATGCTGTGACAAAAAGAACAGTGaagtaaacacatttacaaagtgTAAAGTAAACTATTTTGATATTGGAGTGTCATTCATCAAAGGTCAGTATAATATATGAATATGTGTTTACGCCCCTTCAAAACCCTTTTATGGCACGGGTGCTATGATTctatatattatttgtaaatagATGTAAATTAATTGAAAATTGCTTTGGCTGAGGATCGACTATGATGACAGTTAGGATATAAATAATACACCATTGCTTTAAGACTTCAAAAGTAACACAACAGGTGGTTTGGCCCCATTTATATCCCCATTTATATTTAAGCAGTCCGACATGACTATGAAAGTAGGTGGTACACACAATACTACAAAGTTTATCATTATACTTGAGTCAACTTTTTTGAGACACTTCTTTTTCATTACTATACcctatattttttgttgttgtttttaaaagaagacTAAACTTAGCTTGACACTGAGAGCACCATGACAACTTTTTCAAGTTCCCAGACAGAAGCACCGGCGGTGAAGCATTTCCATACTGACAGGAGCAAATAAGGATTAATATGAGTGACCAGTTGGTAATCAGACACATTTGGATCTTTGAAGGAAGGCGATAACAAGAGCTGTGCAACACAAATTTTTAAAAGGGAAAGGCAAATACTTCAAAATGATAGAGATAAAAATGTGTAGAAAAATAACATCCTTTTAATAAACTGTTCAGCATTAAGAAAAAACAGCGTTGATTTAAGGCACATTGCTATTTTGACAAAAGACTGTTGCTGCTAAGGAAAATTTCATTTTAGTCAGTTTCATGtcaatatgtgtgtgttcaaaAATCTGAAACAATGAGTTTACTAGGCTACTAGTACTGTACCTTTCAATCTGCATCATCGTTCTGTAATATTCATCCTGAGATTATTTGAGACATTtgaatttatgtgttttttatttaattttgtgccTTGTGCATGAAGGGACAGCATAGAAGAGACTGAACAGACAGGAACTGAAAAACCTTGAGCTCACCACTCACAAGGCTGTGGATCAAAAAGTCATTATTTTCtgatttatcacaaataattgtGTTGACCCACAGAATCCGGTCCTTTCTAAATCTTTGCCTGTAGTcatgaaatattaaaagttagtaatttgaatataatatttatatgacTAAAGTAagtcttttttcttgtttgttcattttctttcttgtaAATtcttgtaaattaaaaaaagacaataatatCTTTTGTGGATTTCTAACATCTCTGAATGTTTGCATTTGTATTATACTGACGAAAATGATTGCCATATCTTTTAAATGCATCTGAATGAATTATatatgcaatgaatttgtgccaGTATACAGTCGGATAAGAATGTCAGTAGATAAAATGAATTCAGGCAGGTGTGAGGACACATTTCCTTTAAGAGGTCAGAGTAATATCTGTCATGGGACCCTTGGGAATCTCCTAGGATGTTTGTTAGACACACATATTGCTTATGTTAAGACTGTTATTTGCATGAATTATCTGTCATGCTTCTGACATGTTATAATATCTCTCTCAAATATTAATGCAATGTTTTGCAGTCTCAAAATACATTCTATACTTATGGGAGTAGTTAACTTCCAAATTTTCCCCcgttgactttccatagtaatttttattcctactgtGTAAAGTCAATGAgtgcaaattttgaagtgatgAACTGTAAATGTTACTTCCCtagttgatttatttttctcctTTTCATTGTTCTGGACTTTTCAGTAACGGATAGAGAGGCTTCAATCATGCTAAAGGTTCAATGAGCTTCTGAAACAGGGATGTGAATGGCATTATCCCTTCGCCTCTCACTCGTCCACACAAAATGGTTTAAGCTGTAGCGATGCTTCCGTGGGCCACTGTTTAATCCCCTTTCTTGTATAAAACCTGTGGCGAGGCCGCTACATTGCTGGGCAGTGCGATAGTGCACTGGTGTGACAAGCCTTTAAAGTGCCATGCTGCTACCTTTTTTGTGGGAGagtctttgtgtttatttacattcttGTCGTTCACATACAATACAGAGCTTCTATTCTCAGCAGCAATCACTtcaggaagatattttgatgtgACACCCACTTCTGCTGTTATACTGCAGCTCATTTGCACCCGACATAATGAAGTTGAAGGGGAagttgctttctttctttcgttctttcttttttctctttttgtaaaTCTGAGGGTTAGCAGTCTAAGGAATAGATGAAGCACAGTTATATTTCAGCCATAATCCTATTTGTTGGAACATACTAATGCCCCCTGGTGGCGTAGAATATATACAGCACTGCAGAATGAGTGTTTCtcattaaaatggaaaaacttGATGCAAAACTGTTCATGCATACACAGTCCCCCCCAGAGTTCTGTGTCAacaattttacagtatattcttTGTGCAAATGTTAATTCTTAATGCGAGCTGACCCACCTGGTCTTAATTGAAATATGTTCTTGTTTCAGTGGGTAACAGGAAACCCAAGCTTTGAAGGCCCCCCAGAAC
This DNA window, taken from Triplophysa dalaica isolate WHDGS20190420 chromosome 6, ASM1584641v1, whole genome shotgun sequence, encodes the following:
- the her6 gene encoding hairy-related 6 — encoded protein: MPSDIMEKNSSSPVAATPGSMNTTPDKPKTASEHRKSSKPIMEKRRRARINESLGQLKTLILDALKKDSSRHSKLEKADILEMTVKHLRNMQRAQMTAALNTDPTVLGKYRAGFSECMNEVTRFLSTCEGVNTEVRTRLLGHLASCMTQINAMNYPTQHQIPAGPHPTFSQPMVQIPNATQQANVVPLGGVPCKSGSSPNLTSDATKLYGGFQLVPATDGQFAFLIPNAAFGPNGPVIPVYANNSSTPVPMAVSPGAPSVTSDSVWRPW